A window of the Dongshaea marina genome harbors these coding sequences:
- a CDS encoding substrate-binding periplasmic protein, giving the protein MFGAIVDEAFATQDVKPSYMFTSWSRAYRLSEEGVVTGTVPWGASVERALKHIYSDPIMEYRMVWFYLKGQNFDWQDYSDLKGKKVAAIRGYTYDDAFYQAAREGIIEVIFVNRLKQCFDLLLSGRVDLTIESFDVGYYTLNRHYQNAELLFTNHPKPVVLSHHYLLLSKKSSQAQKLINDFNQGLEALKKSGRVDELRLLYRKGGMSTP; this is encoded by the coding sequence ATGTTTGGGGCTATTGTGGATGAGGCGTTCGCTACCCAGGATGTAAAACCCAGTTATATGTTTACCTCCTGGAGTCGGGCCTACCGGCTCTCAGAGGAGGGTGTAGTGACAGGAACGGTTCCCTGGGGAGCATCCGTAGAACGCGCCCTGAAACATATCTACAGCGATCCCATCATGGAGTACCGGATGGTCTGGTTCTACCTTAAGGGACAGAACTTTGACTGGCAGGATTACTCGGATCTCAAAGGTAAAAAAGTCGCTGCAATCCGCGGCTATACCTATGATGATGCTTTTTATCAGGCTGCCCGGGAAGGGATTATTGAGGTGATTTTTGTCAACCGCCTCAAGCAGTGCTTTGATCTGCTGCTCTCAGGAAGAGTCGATCTCACCATTGAAAGCTTTGATGTCGGCTACTACACCCTCAACCGCCATTACCAAAATGCCGAACTGCTATTTACGAATCACCCCAAACCCGTGGTTCTCAGCCATCATTACCTGCTGCTCAGCAAAAAGTCATCTCAGGCACAAAAGCTGATCAACGACTTTAACCAAGGGCTCGAGGCACTTAAAAAGTCCGGGCGAGTCGATGAGCTTCGCCTTCTATACCGCAAAGGAGGGATGAGCACTCCTTAA